One Cuculus canorus isolate bCucCan1 chromosome 1, bCucCan1.pri, whole genome shotgun sequence DNA segment encodes these proteins:
- the PICALM gene encoding phosphatidylinositol-binding clathrin assembly protein isoform X4, which yields MSGQSLTDRITAAQHSVTGSAVSKTVCKATTHEVMGPKKKHLDYLIQCTNEMNVNIPQLADSLFERTTNSSWVVVFKSLITTHHLMVYGNERFIQYLASRNTLFNLSNFLDKSGLQGYDMSTFIRRYSRYLNEKAVSYRQVAFDFTKVKRGADGVMRTMSTEKLLKTVPIIQNQMDALLDFNVNSNELTNGVINAAFMLLFKDAIRLFAAYNEGIINLLEKYFDMKKNQCKEGLDIYKKFLTRMTRISEFLKVAEQVGIDRGDIPDLSQAPSSLLDALEQHLASLEGKKIKDSTAASRATTLSNAVSSLASTGLSLTKVDEREKQAALEEEQARLKALKEQRLKELAKKPHTSLTTVASPVSTAAGSIMTAPAIDIFSTPSSSNSTSKLPNDLLDLQPTFHPSVHPISAAPQVGSTWGDPFSATVDSVDDAIPNLNPFLTKTNDAAHLSVSSDVSTFTSRTPTHEMFVDHYNSYTELNPFVATKYESTIGLYPYASDSFCGPQAYPNASHFCNEPSSVAGLFGGFTPSPVAQPQPSAGLNVDFESVFGNKSSNVVLDSGGFDELGGLLKPTVASQNQSLPVAKVPPNKLVSDDLDSSLANLVGNLGIGNGTTKNDVNWTQPGEKKLTGGSNWQPKIAPTTAWNAPTLNGMHFPQYAPPVMAYPATTPTGMMGYGMPSQMGGIPVMTQPTLIYSQPVMRPPNPFGPVPGAQIQFM from the exons ATTTAATCCAGTGCACGAATGAGATGAACGTGAACATCCCACAACTGGCAGACAGTTTGTTTGAAAGAACTACGAACAGTAGCTGGGTAGTGGTCTTCAAGTCTCTCATCACAACCCATCATCTAATGGTGTATGGAAATGAG cGTTTTATCCAGTATCTGGCGTCCAGAAACACATTGTTTAATTTGAGCAATTTCCTAGACAAAAGTGGATTGCAAG GCTATGACATGTCAACGTTTATCAGAAGATATAGTAGATATCTGAATGAAAAGGCTGTTTCCTATAGACAAGTGGCTTTTGATTTCACGAAAGTAAAAAGAGG GGCTGATGGAGTGATGAGAACAATGAGCACAGAAAAACTCTTAAAAACTGTACCAATTATACAAAATCAGATGGATGCACTTCTTGACTTCAAC GTCAATAGCAATGAACTTACAAATGGTGTAATTAATGCTGCCTTCATGCTTCTCTTCAAAGATGCCATTAGACTGTTCGCAGCGTATAACGAAGGGATTATTAACCTCTTGG aaaaatactttgataTGAAAAAGAACCAATGCAAAGAAGGCCTTGATATATACAAAAAATTCCTCACTAGAATGACACGGATCTCAGAGTTCCTTAAAGTTGCAGAG CAAGTTGGAATTGACAGAGGAGACATACCAGATCTCTCACAG GCACCGAGTAGCCTTCTTGATGCTTTGGAACAACATTTAGCTTCTctagaagggaagaaaatcaaagatTCCACAGCTGCAAGCAG GGCTACCACCCTTTCCAATGCAGTCTCTTCCCTTGCAAGCACTGGCCTGTCCCTTACGAAAGTtgatgaaagggaaaaacaagctGCGTTAGAGGAAGAACAGGCTCGCTTAAAAGCTTTAAAG GAACAACGTCTAAAAGAACTTGCAAAGAAACCTCATACCTCTTTAACAACTGTAGCTTCTCCTGTGTCAACTGCAGCAGGAAGCATAATGACTGCACCAGCCATTGATATTTTTTCTACTCCTAGCTCTTCAAACAG CACTTCAAAGCTGCCAAATGATCTGCTTGATTTGCAGCCAACTTTTCATCCGTCTGTACATCCTATATCTGCTGCTCCACAAGTAGGAAGTACCTGGGGAG ATCCTTTTTCTGCTACTGTTGATAGTGTTGACGATGCCATTCCAAACCTAAATCCTTTCCTTACAAAAACTAACGATGCTGCTCATCTGTCTGTGTCTTCTGATGTATCTACTTTCACCAGTAGGACACCCACACATGAAATGTTTGTTG ATCATTACAATTCATATACTGAACTAAATCCCTTTGTGGCAACCAAATATGAATCTACTATTGGGCTGTATCCTTATGCTTCAG ATTCTTTTTGTGGTCCTCAAGCTTACCCTAATGCTTCTCATTTCTGCAATGAGCCTTCTTCTGTAGCTGGTCTATTTGGAG gGTTCACTCCATCTCCTGTTGCTCAACCACAGCCATCAGCTGGCCTTAATGTTGACTTCGAGTCTGTGTTTGGAAACAAATCTTCTAATGTTGTCCTAGATTCTGGTG GCTTTGATGAACTAGGTGGTCTCCTGAAACCAACAGTGGCCTCTCAAAACCAGAGTCTTCCAGTTGCCAAAGTACCGCCTAACAAATTAGTGTCAGATGATCTGGATTCATCTTTAGCCAATCTTGTAGGCA ATTTGGGCATTGGAAACGGAACTACTAAAAA tGATGTAAACTGGACTCAGCCAGGTGAAAAGAAACTAACAGGTGGTTCCAACTGGCAACCCAAGATTGCacctacaactgcctggaacGCTCCAACGTTG AATGGCATGCATTTTCCACAATAC GCACCACCAGTAATGGCATATCCTGCCACAACGCCAACAGGAATGATGGGCTATGGGATG cCGTCGCAGATGGGAGGCATACCGGTAATGACACAGCCAACCTTAATATACAGTCAGCCAGTCATGAGACCACCAAACCCTTTTGGCCCTGTACCGGGAGCACAG
- the PICALM gene encoding phosphatidylinositol-binding clathrin assembly protein isoform X8, protein MSGQSLTDRITAAQHSVTGSAVSKTVCKATTHEVMGPKKKHLDYLIQCTNEMNVNIPQLADSLFERTTNSSWVVVFKSLITTHHLMVYGNERFIQYLASRNTLFNLSNFLDKSGLQGYDMSTFIRRYSRYLNEKAVSYRQVAFDFTKVKRGADGVMRTMSTEKLLKTVPIIQNQMDALLDFNVNSNELTNGVINAAFMLLFKDAIRLFAAYNEGIINLLEKYFDMKKNQCKEGLDIYKKFLTRMTRISEFLKVAEQVGIDRGDIPDLSQAPSSLLDALEQHLASLEGKKIKDSTAASRATTLSNAVSSLASTGLSLTKVDEREKQAALEEEQARLKALKEQRLKELAKKPHTSLTTVASPVSTAAGSIMTAPAIDIFSTPSSSNSTSKLPNDLLDLQPTFHPSVHPISAAPQVGSTWGGFTPSPVAQPQPSAGLNVDFESVFGNKSSNVVLDSGGFDELGGLLKPTVASQNQSLPVAKVPPNKLVSDDLDSSLANLVGNLGIGNGTTKNDVNWTQPGEKKLTGGSNWQPKIAPTTAWNAPTLAPPVMAYPATTPTGMMGYGMPSQMGGIPVMTQPTLIYSQPVMRPPNPFGPVPGAQLSAASSPSSQSPHRASGKDPFAELSLQDFL, encoded by the exons ATTTAATCCAGTGCACGAATGAGATGAACGTGAACATCCCACAACTGGCAGACAGTTTGTTTGAAAGAACTACGAACAGTAGCTGGGTAGTGGTCTTCAAGTCTCTCATCACAACCCATCATCTAATGGTGTATGGAAATGAG cGTTTTATCCAGTATCTGGCGTCCAGAAACACATTGTTTAATTTGAGCAATTTCCTAGACAAAAGTGGATTGCAAG GCTATGACATGTCAACGTTTATCAGAAGATATAGTAGATATCTGAATGAAAAGGCTGTTTCCTATAGACAAGTGGCTTTTGATTTCACGAAAGTAAAAAGAGG GGCTGATGGAGTGATGAGAACAATGAGCACAGAAAAACTCTTAAAAACTGTACCAATTATACAAAATCAGATGGATGCACTTCTTGACTTCAAC GTCAATAGCAATGAACTTACAAATGGTGTAATTAATGCTGCCTTCATGCTTCTCTTCAAAGATGCCATTAGACTGTTCGCAGCGTATAACGAAGGGATTATTAACCTCTTGG aaaaatactttgataTGAAAAAGAACCAATGCAAAGAAGGCCTTGATATATACAAAAAATTCCTCACTAGAATGACACGGATCTCAGAGTTCCTTAAAGTTGCAGAG CAAGTTGGAATTGACAGAGGAGACATACCAGATCTCTCACAG GCACCGAGTAGCCTTCTTGATGCTTTGGAACAACATTTAGCTTCTctagaagggaagaaaatcaaagatTCCACAGCTGCAAGCAG GGCTACCACCCTTTCCAATGCAGTCTCTTCCCTTGCAAGCACTGGCCTGTCCCTTACGAAAGTtgatgaaagggaaaaacaagctGCGTTAGAGGAAGAACAGGCTCGCTTAAAAGCTTTAAAG GAACAACGTCTAAAAGAACTTGCAAAGAAACCTCATACCTCTTTAACAACTGTAGCTTCTCCTGTGTCAACTGCAGCAGGAAGCATAATGACTGCACCAGCCATTGATATTTTTTCTACTCCTAGCTCTTCAAACAG CACTTCAAAGCTGCCAAATGATCTGCTTGATTTGCAGCCAACTTTTCATCCGTCTGTACATCCTATATCTGCTGCTCCACAAGTAGGAAGTACCTGGGGAG gGTTCACTCCATCTCCTGTTGCTCAACCACAGCCATCAGCTGGCCTTAATGTTGACTTCGAGTCTGTGTTTGGAAACAAATCTTCTAATGTTGTCCTAGATTCTGGTG GCTTTGATGAACTAGGTGGTCTCCTGAAACCAACAGTGGCCTCTCAAAACCAGAGTCTTCCAGTTGCCAAAGTACCGCCTAACAAATTAGTGTCAGATGATCTGGATTCATCTTTAGCCAATCTTGTAGGCA ATTTGGGCATTGGAAACGGAACTACTAAAAA tGATGTAAACTGGACTCAGCCAGGTGAAAAGAAACTAACAGGTGGTTCCAACTGGCAACCCAAGATTGCacctacaactgcctggaacGCTCCAACGTTG GCACCACCAGTAATGGCATATCCTGCCACAACGCCAACAGGAATGATGGGCTATGGGATG cCGTCGCAGATGGGAGGCATACCGGTAATGACACAGCCAACCTTAATATACAGTCAGCCAGTCATGAGACCACCAAACCCTTTTGGCCCTGTACCGGGAGCACAG CTGTCTGCAGCATCCAGCCCTTCCAGTCAGAGTCCTCACAGAGCCTCAGGAAaggatccctttgcagagctctCTCTCCAGGATTTCTTGTAG
- the PICALM gene encoding phosphatidylinositol-binding clathrin assembly protein isoform X6: MSGQSLTDRITAAQHSVTGSAVSKTVCKATTHEVMGPKKKHLDYLIQCTNEMNVNIPQLADSLFERTTNSSWVVVFKSLITTHHLMVYGNERFIQYLASRNTLFNLSNFLDKSGLQGYDMSTFIRRYSRYLNEKAVSYRQVAFDFTKVKRGADGVMRTMSTEKLLKTVPIIQNQMDALLDFNVNSNELTNGVINAAFMLLFKDAIRLFAAYNEGIINLLEKYFDMKKNQCKEGLDIYKKFLTRMTRISEFLKVAEQVGIDRGDIPDLSQAPSSLLDALEQHLASLEGKKIKDSTAASRATTLSNAVSSLASTGLSLTKVDEREKQAALEEEQARLKALKEQRLKELAKKPHTSLTTVASPVSTAAGSIMTAPAIDIFSTPSSSNSTSKLPNDLLDLQPTFHPSVHPISAAPQVGSTWGDSFCGPQAYPNASHFCNEPSSVAGLFGGFTPSPVAQPQPSAGLNVDFESVFGNKSSNVVLDSGGFDELGGLLKPTVASQNQSLPVAKVPPNKLVSDDLDSSLANLVGNLGIGNGTTKNDVNWTQPGEKKLTGGSNWQPKIAPTTAWNAPTLNGMHFPQYAPPVMAYPATTPTGMMGYGMPSQMGGIPVMTQPTLIYSQPVMRPPNPFGPVPGAQLSAASSPSSQSPHRASGKDPFAELSLQDFL; encoded by the exons ATTTAATCCAGTGCACGAATGAGATGAACGTGAACATCCCACAACTGGCAGACAGTTTGTTTGAAAGAACTACGAACAGTAGCTGGGTAGTGGTCTTCAAGTCTCTCATCACAACCCATCATCTAATGGTGTATGGAAATGAG cGTTTTATCCAGTATCTGGCGTCCAGAAACACATTGTTTAATTTGAGCAATTTCCTAGACAAAAGTGGATTGCAAG GCTATGACATGTCAACGTTTATCAGAAGATATAGTAGATATCTGAATGAAAAGGCTGTTTCCTATAGACAAGTGGCTTTTGATTTCACGAAAGTAAAAAGAGG GGCTGATGGAGTGATGAGAACAATGAGCACAGAAAAACTCTTAAAAACTGTACCAATTATACAAAATCAGATGGATGCACTTCTTGACTTCAAC GTCAATAGCAATGAACTTACAAATGGTGTAATTAATGCTGCCTTCATGCTTCTCTTCAAAGATGCCATTAGACTGTTCGCAGCGTATAACGAAGGGATTATTAACCTCTTGG aaaaatactttgataTGAAAAAGAACCAATGCAAAGAAGGCCTTGATATATACAAAAAATTCCTCACTAGAATGACACGGATCTCAGAGTTCCTTAAAGTTGCAGAG CAAGTTGGAATTGACAGAGGAGACATACCAGATCTCTCACAG GCACCGAGTAGCCTTCTTGATGCTTTGGAACAACATTTAGCTTCTctagaagggaagaaaatcaaagatTCCACAGCTGCAAGCAG GGCTACCACCCTTTCCAATGCAGTCTCTTCCCTTGCAAGCACTGGCCTGTCCCTTACGAAAGTtgatgaaagggaaaaacaagctGCGTTAGAGGAAGAACAGGCTCGCTTAAAAGCTTTAAAG GAACAACGTCTAAAAGAACTTGCAAAGAAACCTCATACCTCTTTAACAACTGTAGCTTCTCCTGTGTCAACTGCAGCAGGAAGCATAATGACTGCACCAGCCATTGATATTTTTTCTACTCCTAGCTCTTCAAACAG CACTTCAAAGCTGCCAAATGATCTGCTTGATTTGCAGCCAACTTTTCATCCGTCTGTACATCCTATATCTGCTGCTCCACAAGTAGGAAGTACCTGGGGAG ATTCTTTTTGTGGTCCTCAAGCTTACCCTAATGCTTCTCATTTCTGCAATGAGCCTTCTTCTGTAGCTGGTCTATTTGGAG gGTTCACTCCATCTCCTGTTGCTCAACCACAGCCATCAGCTGGCCTTAATGTTGACTTCGAGTCTGTGTTTGGAAACAAATCTTCTAATGTTGTCCTAGATTCTGGTG GCTTTGATGAACTAGGTGGTCTCCTGAAACCAACAGTGGCCTCTCAAAACCAGAGTCTTCCAGTTGCCAAAGTACCGCCTAACAAATTAGTGTCAGATGATCTGGATTCATCTTTAGCCAATCTTGTAGGCA ATTTGGGCATTGGAAACGGAACTACTAAAAA tGATGTAAACTGGACTCAGCCAGGTGAAAAGAAACTAACAGGTGGTTCCAACTGGCAACCCAAGATTGCacctacaactgcctggaacGCTCCAACGTTG AATGGCATGCATTTTCCACAATAC GCACCACCAGTAATGGCATATCCTGCCACAACGCCAACAGGAATGATGGGCTATGGGATG cCGTCGCAGATGGGAGGCATACCGGTAATGACACAGCCAACCTTAATATACAGTCAGCCAGTCATGAGACCACCAAACCCTTTTGGCCCTGTACCGGGAGCACAG CTGTCTGCAGCATCCAGCCCTTCCAGTCAGAGTCCTCACAGAGCCTCAGGAAaggatccctttgcagagctctCTCTCCAGGATTTCTTGTAG